In a single window of the Arachis hypogaea cultivar Tifrunner chromosome 6, arahy.Tifrunner.gnm2.J5K5, whole genome shotgun sequence genome:
- the LOC112756162 gene encoding 26S proteasome non-ATPase regulatory subunit 14 homolog: MSGMERLQRMFAGAGGALGHPPPDSPTLDSSEQVYISSLALLKMLKHGRAGVPMEVMGLMLGEFVDEYTVRVVDVFAMPQSGTGVSVEAVDHVFQTNMLDMLKQTGRPEMVVGWYHSHPGFGCWLSGVDINTQQSFEALNQRAVAVVVDPIQSVKGKVVIDAFRLINPQTMMLGQEPRQTTSNLGHLNKPSIQALIHGLNRHYYSIAINYRKNELEEKMLLNLHKKKWTDGLTLRQFDSHSKTNEQTVQEMLSLATKYNKAVQEEDELPPEKLAIANVGRQDAKKHLEEHVSNLMSSNIVQTLGMMLDTVVF; the protein is encoded by the exons ATGTCAGGTATGGAGAGGCTACAGAGGATGTTTGCGGGTGCAGGTGGAGCACTGGGCCACCCACCACCGGATTCCCCCACCCTCGATTCCTCCGAGCAAGTCTACATCTCTTCACTCGCACTTCTCAAAATGCTCAAACACG GAAGGGCTGGGGTTCCAATGGAAGTTATGGGCTTGATGTTGGGGGAGTTTGTGGATGAGTACACGGTTCGTGTTGTGGATGTGTTTGCTATGCCGCAGAGCGGGACTGGCGTCAGTGTTGAGGCTGTTGATCATGTGTTTCAGACCAATATGCTTGATATGCTCAAGCAAACTGGAAG ACCTGAGATGGTTGTTGGTTGGTATCATTCACATCCTGGATTTGGTTGCTGGCTTTCCGGAGTGGACATCAATACACAACAG AGTTTTGAGGCTTTAAATCAAAGGGCCGTGGCTGTGGTGGTGGACCCTATTCAGAGTGTTAAAGGCAAGGTGGTCATTGATGCTTTCCGGCTGATTAATCCACAAACTATGATGTTGGGTCAGGAACCACGGCAGACAACCTCTAACCTTGGCCATCTTAATAAGCCGTCTATACAA GCTCTGATCCATGGCTTGAATCGGCATTATTACTCAATAGCAATTAACTACAGGAAGAATGAGCTTGAAGAGAAGATGTTGCTTAATCTTCACAAGAAGAAATGGACTGATGGTTTGACACTCAGACAATTTGATTCTCATTCAAAAACTAATGAACAGACTGTTCAA GAGATGCTATCATTAGCCACCAAGTACAACAAGGCAGTGCAGGAGGAAGACGAGTTACCGCCAGAAAAACTCGCAATTGCTAACGTGGGGAGGCAAGATGCTAAGAAGCACCTTGAGGAGCATGTCTCCAATTTGATGTCTTCCAACATTGTTCAGACCTTGGGAATGATGCTCGACACGGTCGTGTTCTAG
- the LOC112756161 gene encoding probable carboxylesterase 2, with protein MESSTNSTTITDEQPQIAQEFPHIIRVFTDGRVERLRGTDIVPPSLYPHSVVSSKDITLDSQNNIAARLFLPPPQSTHNHKLPIVIYFHGGAFCVNSPFNAAYHNYLTALVSKANVVAVSVQYRLAPEHPLPAAYDDAWTALQWVASHGKNNGPEPWLNEHADFERVFLAGDSAGANIVHNIVMMAGHPDMNLGIDILGACLSHPYFWGSTPIGSEVLELGKRELVDRLWPFICPSMPESDNLWVNPMAEDAPSLAWLGCRRVFVCIAEKDVLKDRGRLYYEALSRSGWTGVVEIEETEGKGHAFHIHDLECDKAKELITSMAEFFNRDAPPF; from the coding sequence ATGGAAAGCAGCACAAACTCAACAACCATAACCGATGAGCAACCACAAATAGCTCAAGAATTCCCTCATATTATTCGTGTCTTTACCGACGGTCGTGTTGAAAGGCTTAGGGGAACAGATATTGTCCCACCTTCCCTTTACCCTCACAGTGTTGTCTCATCCAAAGACATCACACTTGACTCGCAAAACAACATCGCCGCACGTCTCTTCCTCCCCCCACCACAAAGCACCCATAACCACAAGCTCCCTATCGTGATCTACTTCCATGGTGGTGCCTTTTGTGTCAACTCACCCTTTAATGCAGCATATCATAACTACCTTACTGCTTTGGTCTCCAAGGCCAACGTTGTGGCAGTTTCTGTTCAGTATAGGCTAGCACCGGAACATCCTCTTCCCGCCGCATATGATGACGCTTGGACTGCACTGCAATGGGTGGCTTCTCATGGGAAGAACAATGGACCTGAGCCTTGGTTAAATGAGCATGCTGATTTTGAAAGAGTATTTTTGGCGGGTGATAGTGCCGGTGCTAACATAGTTCATAACATAGTTATGATGGCTGGGCACCCTGATATGAATCTTGGCATAGATATTCTAGGGGCTTGTTTGAGTCACCCATATTTTTGGGGTTCAACTCCGATTGGATCAGAAGTGTTAGAACTAGGTAAAAGGGAGTTAGTTGATCGATTGTGGCCGTTTATATGCCCATCAATGCCAGAGAGTGACAACCTGTGGGTTAACCCAATGGCGGAGGATGCACCTAGCTTGGCTTGGTTGGGTTGTCGGAGAGTGTTTGTGTGCATAGCAGAGAAGGATGTACTGAAGGATAGAGGGAGGCTTTACTATGAGGCCTTGAGTCGAAGCGGTTGGACCGGGGTGGTGGAGATTGAGGAGACTGAAGGGAAAGGTCATGCATTTCACATACATGATCTTGAATGTGACAAGGCAAAGGAACTGATCACAAGCATGGCTGAATTCTTTAACAGGGACGCCCCTCCATTTTAG
- the LOC112756159 gene encoding succinate dehydrogenase subunit 5, mitochondrial-like: protein MQKMASLRSLLRLLSSRSRCLAASTNQHHHNLPPRHLNRFLRPALFSLSPSRNPNRISQEFCAPLSMGLGSLRFYSEDVSHTPNIKDPQLHNLLKDLMAVSWSDLPDSVIEDAKAALSKDTDDKAGKDTVTNVFRAAEAVEEFGGILTTLKMELDDSVGMSGEDVKPLPEHMKNALITIFNRYSTYLDSFGPDETYLRKKVEAELGTKMIHLKMRCSGLGSEWGKVTVLGTSGLAGSYVEQRA from the exons ATGCAGAAAATGGCGTCACTCAGATCACTTCTCCGATTACTCTCCTCCAGATCTCGCTGTCTCGCCGCTTCCACCAACCAACACCACCACAACCTTCCTCCTCGCCACCTCAACCGTTTTCTGCGTccagcccttttcagcctctcTCCCTCTCGCAACCCTAATCGCATCTCTCAAG aattttgtgctCCTCTCTCAATGGGCTTGGGAAGCTTGCGATTCTATAGCGAAGATGTGTCCCACACGCCTAACATTAAAGACCCTCAGCTTCACAATCTCTTGAAGGATTTGATGGCTGTAAGTTGGAGTGATCTTCCGGATTCTGTCATTGAAGATGCGAAGGCAGCTTTATCCAAAGATACAGATGACAAAGCTGGCAAGGATACTGTGACTAACGTGTTTCGGGCAGCTGAAGCTGTTGAGGAGTTTGGTGGGATCCTAACTACCTTAAAAATGGAACTGGATGACAGTGTTGGAATGAGTGGCGAG GATGTAAAGCCTTTGCCAGAGCATATGAAAAATGCTCTCATTACCATTTTCAATCGCTACTCAACCTATTTGGATTCCTTCGGGCCTGATGAGACCTATCTGCGGAAAAAGGTGGAGGCCGAGTTGGGCACAAAGATGATACACTTAAAAATGAGGTGCAGTGGCCTTGGTTCAGAGTGGGGAAAG GTAACTGTTCTTGGAACCTCTGGACTTGCAGGTTCCTATGTTGAGCAAAGAGCATAG
- the LOC112756158 gene encoding uncharacterized protein, whose protein sequence is MARGKWVCSYKKITLFICFVNIAVALFCLRSLYASIYIYSGSVGRNTVLYKPDQIQKMEESEQIRKAHKPVELVKWVKKFEGEFSSETVAVELPQHLKQKIVDEVLQRLRSLNSNRTNSSDSLGIDKERQAVENWRKERLNEIKLALVRGTSSSSINFEEAGILARALDSGWDTLSEEIGLWIPVQVANEEHDDKPNGAEEFDEEVLPGRPLPPVCNAELHTDYGGDAVRWGLTHPQDSAADCCQACLDQAKNAKEGEKKCNIWVYCPSEFGCHSPDIYQHKHQECWLKFAEKPKLNFKDRYPEWYRNSHPSAPVIVPWASGVVSA, encoded by the exons ATGGCAAGAGGGAAATGGGTTTGTTCTTACAAGAAGATCACCCTATTTATTTGCTTCGTCAACATTGCCGTTGCACTCTTCTGTCTTCGCTCTCTCTATGCTTCTATCTATATCTACTCCGGTAGCGTTGGAAGGAACA CTGTGTTGTATAAACCAGATCAGATTCAGAAAATGGAAGAATCAGAGCAAATCCGCAAGGCGCACAAACCAGTGGAGTTAGTAAAATGG GTGAAGAAATTTGAAGGGGAGTTTTCAAGTGAAACTGTGGCAGTTGAGTTGCCTCAGCATTTGAAACAGAAAATAGTTGATGAGGTCCTGCAGAGACTAAGGAGCTTGAATAGTAATAGAACAAACAGTTCCGACTCCCTCGGCATTGATAAGGAACGGC AAGCAGTAGAAAACTGGCGCAAGGAAAGATTGAATGAGATTAAGTTGGCCCTTGTTAGAGGGACTTCGAGCTCAAGCATCAATTTTGAAGAGGCAG GCATACTAGCAAGAGCTTTGGATTCTGGTTGGGATACGCTTTCCGAAGAAATTGGCCTTTGGATACCTGTTCAAGTTGCAAATGAGGAACATGATGACAAACCAAATGGTGCCGAGGAGTTTG ACGAAGAAGTTCTTCCGGGTAGGCCCCTTCCACCCGTGTGCAATGCGGAACTTCACACAGATTATGGTGGCGATGCAGTTCGATGGGGTCTTACTCACCCCCAAGATAGTGCAGCCGATTGCTGTCAAGCTTGCTTGGACCAGGCTAAAAACGCCAAAGAAGGCGAAAAGAAATGCAACATTTGGGTTTATTGTCCATCAGAGTTTGGGTGTCATTCTCCGGATATTTATCAGCACAAACATCAGGAATGCTGGCTGAAATTT GCTGAGAAACCGAAGCTGAACTTTAAAGATAGGTATCCGGAATGGTATCGAAATTCGCATCCGTCTGCACCCGTGATTGTTCCGTGGGCCTCTGGAGTTGTTAGCGCATGA
- the LOC112756163 gene encoding patatin-like protein 2 codes for MPSMSSVQRSKSCVELQPPTYGNLITILSIDGGGVRGIIPATILEFLESHLQELDGEDARLADYFDVISGTSTGGLVTAMLTAPDQNNRPLFAAKDIKPFYLEHCPKIFPQPRGLGATLMAKMIRQLGGPKYDGKYLHGVVKEKLGDIRLHETITNVVIPTFDIKCLQPIIFSSYQIKSWPCLDAKLSDICISTSAAPTYLPAHNFTNKDSKGNNVHEFNLVDGGVCANNPTLVAMNQLTKQMIDENVDFFPIKPSDYSRFLIISIGTGTAKNEEKFNAKVAAKWGLLDWLTQGGSTPLIDVFSQSSSDMVDFHIATLTRALHSEENYLRIQDDTLIGNDSSVDISTKENLERLCQIGDNLLKKPVSRVNLENGQIEPLENGGTNEEALKRFAKILSQERRLRDMRSPHTKKASYN; via the exons ATGCCAAGTATGTCATCCGTTCAGAGGTCAAAATCATGTGTTGAACTTCAGCCCCCAACTTATGGGAACTTAATTACCATTCTTAGCATTGATGGAGGTGGTGTTAGGGGCATTATCCCAGCTACCATTCTTGAATTCCTTGAATCTCATCTTCAG GAGTTAGATGGTGAAGATGCAAGACTTGCAGATTATTTTGATGTGATATCAGGAACAAGTACTGGAGGACTTGTAACTGCAATGTTAACTGCTCCAGATCAAAATAATCGTCCCCTTTTTGCTGCTAAAGATATCAAACCATTTTATTTGGAGCACTGCCCAAAAATTTTTCCACAACCTAG AGGCTTAGGTGCAACATTGATGGCAAAGATGATAAGACAATTGGGAGGACCAAAATATGATGGAAAATACTTGCATGGAGTGGTTAAAGAGAAACTTGGAGACATTCGTTTGCATGAGACAATCACCAATGTTGTCATTCCCACCTTTGACATCAAATGTTTACAACCAATTATTTTCTCATCATACCAG ATTAAGAGTTGGCCTTGCTTGGATGCTAAACTCTCGGACATATGCATTAGCACATCAGCTGCACCTACTTATCTGCCTGCCCATAACTTCACCAACAAAGATTCAAAAGGAAATAATGTACATGAATTCAACCTCGTTGATGGTGGTGTTTGTGCTAATAATCCG ACTTTAGTTGCCATGAATCAATTAACAAAGCAAATGATAGATGAAAATGTTGATTTCTTTCCAATCAAACCTTCGGACTATAGTCGGTTCTTAATAATTTCAATAGGAACTGGAACAgccaaaaatgaagaaaaattcaATGCAAAAGTTGCAGCTAAATGGGGGCTATTGGATTGGTTAACTCAAGGTGGTTCCACTCCCTTAATTGATGTTTTCTCTCAATCAAGTTCTGATATGGTTGATTTCCATATAGCTACTCTCACTCGAGCACTTCATTCAGAAGAAAATTACCTCCGGATACAG GATGACACATTGATTGGAAATGATTCTTCAGTTGATATTTCTACTAAGGAGAATTTGGAGAGACTTTGCCAAATTGGTGATAATTTGTTGAAGAAACCGGTTTCTAGGGTTAATTTAGAGAATGGTCAAATTGAACCCTTAGAAAATGGAGGAACCAATGAAGAAGCTCTCAAAAG GTTTGCAAAAATATTATCACAAGAGAGGAGACTTCGTGACATGAGATCCCCTCATACTAAGAAGGCATCATACAACTAA
- the LOC112756160 gene encoding uncharacterized protein, whose amino-acid sequence MGVFYHEDPPNHHTKRFKIFAATIKEVFSFNCQNSCRKLSIASLDDEEFPAITDLEEEQQVVVMAVRRRQAMEKQKHKPGLYVTQTITTKEKKEGGNEEHDDQREEFCSVKSCFSCCSSSNAAAVSDEAFCSVKTNLSRCNSSINEAVELFPPPEYWKRSIIRELCHCEGWPFGLCRKAVLLPPLPKSPSESWLSRKIQRSSTDAT is encoded by the exons ATGGGTGTATTCTATCATGAAGATCCACCAAACCACCACACAAAGAGATTCAAAATATTTGCAGCTACCATAAAGGAAGTGTTTTCTTTCAACTGCCAAAATTCTTGTAGAAAGCTTTCCATTGCAAGCCTTGATGATGAGGAGTTCCCAGCAATCACTGATCTTGAAGAGGAACAACAA GTGGTTGTTATGGCGGTTAGAAGGCGCCAAGCCATGGAGAAACAGAAGCACAAGCCAGGCTTATATGTCACACAAActataacaacaaaagaaaaaaaagagggtgGTAATGAAGAACATGATGATCAAAGAGAAGAGTTTTGTTCTGTTAAGAGTTGCTTCTCATGttgttcttcttccaatgctGCTGCTGTGAGTGATGAAGCATTCTGTTCTGTGAAGACAAACCTCTCGAGATGTAATTCAAGCATCAATGAAGCTGTTGAGTTGTTTCCGCCGCCAGAGTATTGGAAGCGTTCGATTATTCGGGAGCTTTGTCATTGTGAGGGATGGCCTTTTGGTCTCTGCCGGAAAGCTGTGTTGCTTCCACCATTGCCTAAGTCACCTTCTGAATCATGGTTGTCAAGAAAAATACAAAGAAGTTCTACGGATGCTACTTGA